The Myripristis murdjan chromosome 6, fMyrMur1.1, whole genome shotgun sequence sequence GTGCAGAAGTGTGTATCTTGTGCAGTGTCCCCCCTCTTCAGTCTcttcttttgtctctgtctctagGCGAACAGTGGGGTTCAACTCAGGCACCTCAAGCCAACCGCTTCATCTTCTCTCATGACTTGTCCAACGGGGAGATGAGCTCGCTTGAGACATTTGTGGCCAGCCTGGAAGAGTTCCAGCCGGACTTGGTGGTCCTGTCGGGGCTTCACATGATGGAGGGTCAAGGGAAGGAGCTGTGGGAGGAGAGGCTGAAAGAGGTCCATCACCAAGGACTAACAGCTTTCCTTTAGGGTTTTGcaacctcttttttttaaactctgtcCACCTCACATCTCAGGATTTTAGCTGATGCCTCGATCCAGAGCAGCTTACAATGAGTGCAGTAGTAGCAAAATCTCAGATTGATTTCCAACATAGTATGAGTCAAGTGCCTTCTATAACAAACTGTATTTACAAAGTTAAGAAGGTATTCGTTATTCATCAAGATATTTCTTAAATTAGTATTTGCAAAAGGTGGAGCAGGACTCAGGAGTAAGGAAAATATTGTGTATACAAAAATTGCCACCTGGCAATACCTCAGATGATTTAAACTTTGCGTCTGGTAGCTTGTCTAACACCACTCTGTTGCACTCTGTTTAAAGGCTGTGGTAGCCATATCTGACATTCCTAAAGATGTTCCCATCCATCTGGAGCTGGCAAGCATGACTGACAAGGAGTATATGAACAGCATCATGCAGGAGGTATATGATGACACCAAAAGTTGTGTTCAACATATAGAAATTAAGCCAAAAAATATATGCTCTGCACTCATAACTGGCCTGAGTGTCAGATATCCCCTCTGATCTTCACAAATCAGTGAAGGTCATAACACCCTTGGCAATGAACAGATAAGTGCACTGAAATTCCAATCGACCTTAAACGATCATGTGTATTTAATTGATGGCTGTTCTGTTTTCCGTTAGCAGGTTATGCCCATTGTCAGTTCCATTGGGCTGAATGAGCAGGAGCTGTTGTTCCTTGCCCAGGCTGGTGAGGGGCCTCATGCTGACTTGCCATCCTGGAAGGGTATACCTGACGTTGGCCGAGTCAGTGACATACTCCTCTGGATCTTGGAGCAGTATGGCCGCAGCGATCCCTCGTCTGAGGCGGACCTCACTCGGATTCACTTCCACACCCTGGCCTACCACATCCTTGCCACAGTAGATGGATACTGGGGAAACCAGGCAGCGGCAGTGGTGGCTGGAGCACATGTAGCCAGCACCCAGGCTTGTGGCATCCGGTCTGTTGATGTTAGCAAGGTGCAGCTCAAAGCCCCCCTAGAGTTTAACAGCTCACACTTGGAGCCCAAAGTGAAGTTGTTCCTAAACCCGACGGAGCCCGTTACTGTGTGGCGCCGTGGCAACATCACCTTCCATCTCACACCGGTGCTGGTGTGCAAGCAGCCACTTCGGACAGTAGGGCTCGGGGACGCCATCTCTGCAGAAGGGCTAATATACTCTGAGTTAAAGCCACAGCAGCCTTTTTAAGGCTTGGTGGGATCCTATACTTTCTCTTAACAGTGCTGATCGAGGGTGCTGAAGAGATACTCCTTCGCCCACTGAAGTTTGTACTGTACCCTTAGCTCTTGGAATGGAGTTGTGGATTCAGGACCCATCTAGACCTCTTTGTCCTGGACCAGGTTCTGTGTCTTCCTTCCCAGAGCTTGTTCCAATGAGTGTAAGAATGTGATTGGCTGCTACAGATTTAAATCCTGCCTCATGACACTTCCAGCCTGCTTTGATCCCATCTGCCCCCCCGTCTTTTCTAATCCTCCTGTGGACACAGAATGTGGAGCAGAACATTAGAAAAGTGGGTCTGACCAGGCTGCACGATGGCCAGAAACTATGCAGCGGGCACAGTTCAAAGCCATCTTCACAAACTCTGAGGAGTTTTGTTGGCTCACCTAATTTAGTGACTTGCATATGTGCAATATGCAGTGCCTTGAAAAACgttgtaaaatgttaaatgttttgttcttgtttcagAGCCAACCACAAACttaaaacatttcatcaaaatcagaaaCATA is a genomic window containing:
- the adpgk gene encoding ADP-dependent glucokinase isoform X1 — its product is MWRKALAAALLALAVGYFYHASPDLSEQILQYINLPAIRSARQGQDSQPSFEHLISAAWETLITVPTRQWSRVAVGVNACVDVVVSGVGLLQALAVDPGTGLDHEVLHSKEDLREAFIHYMARGAAAERFFSDKEVFQRIARAAAEYPGAKLYVGGNAALIGQKLATYPDLMVLLCGPVGPKLHEMLDEQIVVPPGSLQETDEYHLILEYKAGEQWGSTQAPQANRFIFSHDLSNGEMSSLETFVASLEEFQPDLVVLSGLHMMEGQGKELWEERLKEAVVAISDIPKDVPIHLELASMTDKEYMNSIMQEQVMPIVSSIGLNEQELLFLAQAGEGPHADLPSWKGIPDVGRVSDILLWILEQYGRSDPSSEADLTRIHFHTLAYHILATVDGYWGNQAAAVVAGAHVASTQACGIRSVDVSKVQLKAPLEFNSSHLEPKVKLFLNPTEPVTVWRRGNITFHLTPVLVCKQPLRTVGLGDAISAEGLIYSELKPQQPF
- the adpgk gene encoding ADP-dependent glucokinase isoform X2, which gives rise to MWRKALAAALLALAVGYFYHASPDLSEQILQYINLPAIRSARQGQDSQPSFEHLISAAWETLITVPTRQWSRVAVGVNACVDVVVSGVGLLQALAVDPGTGLDHEVLHSKEDLREAFIHYMARGAAAERFFSDKEVFQRIARAAAEYPGAKLYVGGNAALIGQKLATYPDLMVLLCGPVGPKLHEMLDEQIVVPPGSLQETDEYHLILEYKAGEQWGSTQAPQANRFIFSHDLSNGEMSSLETFVASLEEFQPDLVVLSGLHMMEGQGKELWEERLKEAVVAISDIPKDVPIHLELASMTDKEYMNSIMQEVMPIVSSIGLNEQELLFLAQAGEGPHADLPSWKGIPDVGRVSDILLWILEQYGRSDPSSEADLTRIHFHTLAYHILATVDGYWGNQAAAVVAGAHVASTQACGIRSVDVSKVQLKAPLEFNSSHLEPKVKLFLNPTEPVTVWRRGNITFHLTPVLVCKQPLRTVGLGDAISAEGLIYSELKPQQPF